The window GAATTGCAGGAATGGGTAGCTCAGCTCGGCAAAAAATTAACGAAGAACCAGAATATCATAGCCAAAGACATCATCAAGGAGCTGGAAGACAGAATAGGATTTTTGCTGAATGTTGGATTGAATTATTTATCCCTTGACCGGCCTACTGGAAGTTTATCCGGCGGCGAATCGCAACGCATACGGCTTGCAACGCAAATCGGCTCGCAACTCCAGGGCATCACGTATATCCTGGATGAACCCAGTATCGGATTGCATCAGCGCGACAACCGACGGCTGATTAAAGCTCTCCGCAACCTGGCGGATATCGGTAATACCGTAATCGTGGTGGAACACGACAAAGACATCATGCTCGCCTCCGATTACATCCTGGATTTGGGACCAAAAGCTGGCGAACACGGCGGGGAAATTGTGGCGCAGGGCACACCCGCAGCATTTCTGGAACAAAATACCACTACTGCAAAGTATTTAGCCAATAAAATATCCATTGAGATTCCTAAAAAACGACGCAAGGGAAACGGGCTCCGTTTGACTTTAAAAGGGGCGACAGGCCACAACCTGAAGAGTGTGACACTGGAAATTCCATTAGGCACATTTACCTGCATCACCGGCGTTTCCGGTTCCGGCAAGTCCACGTTAATCAATGAAACGTTATACCCGATATTAAACCAGCATATCTATCGTTCTCCGTTCAACCCGATGCCGTATAATAGCATCGATGGACTAGAGCATCTGGACAAGGTCATTGAAATAGACCAGTCACCAATCGGGCGAACTCCGCGCAGCAACCCGGCCACCTATATCGGTATGTTTGATAAAATCAGGGAATTGTATGCCAATATTCCGGAATCCAAAATCAGGGGGTATAAGAATGGCCGCTTTTCATTTAATGTGATTGGCGGTAGGTGCGAAGAATGCCAGGGCGGCGGTATGAAACTGATCGAAATGAACTTCCTGCCGGATGTGTATGTGGAGTGTCCTAAATGCCTGGGCAGACGCTACAACCGGGAGACACTGGAAATCAAATACAAAGGCAAAAGCATTTATGATGTACTGGAAATGCCGATAGAACATGCCGCACAGTTCTTTGAACACATTCCATCCATTTACAATAAAATCAGAATGCTGAATGAGGTGGGTCTGGGTTATGTGCGCCTCGGACAGGCCGCCACTACCCTGAGCGGCGGCGAAGCGCAGCGTGTAAAACTCTCTGAAGAACTGAGCAAGCGCGATACCGGGAAAACGATTTATATTTTAGACGAACCAACCACGGGCCTGCACTTTGAAGATATACGGGTATTGCTGGATGTACTGCAAAAGCTGGTGGACAAAGGCAATACGGTGGTTGTGATAGAACACAATCTGGACGTCATCAAGGTAGCAGACCATATCGTCGACCTAGGACCTGAAGGCGGCCGTAGCGGTGGCGAAATCATAGCCACCGGTACGCCGGAAGAAGTGGCTAAAAACATGAAAAGCATTACCGGTCAATATTTGAAAGAAGAGTTTAAATGATATGAACTATGGCGGTGGTGATAGTGAATACACCAACCTATTCTCAGATACACACCCCTCAATCCCCTCTCAAGAGGGGAAGCCGTAAGTGCTATTCATTTAGTTCCTGACTTTCTTAAATGGTAATCCTTT is drawn from Sphingobacteriales bacterium and contains these coding sequences:
- the uvrA gene encoding excinuclease ABC subunit UvrA codes for the protein MSTKPLPSISQEEITHINVYGAKEHNLKNIDVHIPRNQFVVITGLSGSGKSSLAFDTIYAEGQRRYMESFGSYARQFLGSMERPDVEKISGLSPVISIEQKTTNRNPRSTVGTTTEIYDFLRLLYARIGDAYSFNTGEKMVRFSEEQIIDDILHKFQDKKIAILAPLVRGRKGHYRELFEDIRKQGYLRVRVDGETQEIHPKMQVDRYKIHDIEVVIDRIRVDKKEVQRLRESINKALKEGKGLLFIENLENGKITTYSKTLMCPTTGISYEEPSPNTFSFNSPYGACPHCKGMGVIKEADMKKVIPDDSKSVLEQGIVPFGEYRDTYTYKIVTQILTSYKATLKTPINRLPKECLEILLYGSEEKIKVEAKENKERKSTNTHWSLSFDGVINQINKSFTETSSDALRNWAENYVSEVDCSECSGTRLKKESLWFKLDNKNISEVARQDLNELQEWVAQLGKKLTKNQNIIAKDIIKELEDRIGFLLNVGLNYLSLDRPTGSLSGGESQRIRLATQIGSQLQGITYILDEPSIGLHQRDNRRLIKALRNLADIGNTVIVVEHDKDIMLASDYILDLGPKAGEHGGEIVAQGTPAAFLEQNTTTAKYLANKISIEIPKKRRKGNGLRLTLKGATGHNLKSVTLEIPLGTFTCITGVSGSGKSTLINETLYPILNQHIYRSPFNPMPYNSIDGLEHLDKVIEIDQSPIGRTPRSNPATYIGMFDKIRELYANIPESKIRGYKNGRFSFNVIGGRCEECQGGGMKLIEMNFLPDVYVECPKCLGRRYNRETLEIKYKGKSIYDVLEMPIEHAAQFFEHIPSIYNKIRMLNEVGLGYVRLGQAATTLSGGEAQRVKLSEELSKRDTGKTIYILDEPTTGLHFEDIRVLLDVLQKLVDKGNTVVVIEHNLDVIKVADHIVDLGPEGGRSGGEIIATGTPEEVAKNMKSITGQYLKEEFK